A portion of the Oscillospiraceae bacterium genome contains these proteins:
- a CDS encoding amino acid decarboxylase → MSMDTPIVDFVRGYAQSGTSRLHMPGHKGQSLLGFEPLDLTEIRGADELYEPEGIIAQSEANATRLFGTQHTYYSTEGSSQCIRAMLCLALQAAPRTGKRPVLLAARNAHKALLYAAALLDFDIRWLWPAAENAGALCSCPISAQMLTTALQELTGQGSTPFGVYVTSPDYLGGMQDIRALSAVCDTFGVPLLVDNAHGAYLRFLPGEPLHPIALGAAMCCDSAHKTLPVVTGGAYLHLGENAPVQEEAAVRGALALFGSTSPSYLILQSLDACNRVLAETYPVGLQRCCARLAALRGELNAAAQAAGCPVPLALDGPGREPLKLTLDAAALGMTGTALADALRGGQLECEYADPRYVVLMFTPCNPPQDYARLRTVLRQCLHGLPAAGGLLQPEELAGEFVALAQQARAHCTIRQAVFAPQERIPVQQALGRICAMPTGSCPPAIPIAVSGEEITPAALELMQRYGVTEVSVLRR, encoded by the coding sequence ATAAGCATGGACACACCCATCGTGGATTTTGTGCGCGGCTATGCACAGTCCGGCACCTCCCGCCTGCACATGCCCGGCCACAAGGGCCAGAGCCTGTTAGGCTTTGAGCCGCTGGACCTGACCGAGATCCGGGGCGCCGACGAGCTGTACGAGCCGGAAGGCATCATTGCCCAAAGCGAAGCAAACGCTACCCGGCTGTTCGGCACACAGCACACCTATTACAGCACCGAGGGCTCGTCCCAGTGCATCCGGGCCATGCTGTGTCTGGCACTGCAGGCCGCACCCCGCACTGGAAAACGTCCGGTACTGCTGGCGGCCCGCAACGCGCACAAAGCCCTGCTGTACGCTGCCGCGCTGCTGGACTTCGACATCCGGTGGCTCTGGCCTGCGGCAGAGAACGCCGGGGCGCTGTGCAGCTGCCCCATCTCCGCACAGATGCTGACAACAGCGCTGCAGGAGCTGACCGGGCAGGGGAGTACCCCCTTTGGGGTCTACGTCACCAGTCCGGATTATCTGGGCGGCATGCAGGACATCCGGGCCTTGTCGGCTGTGTGCGACACCTTTGGGGTGCCGCTGCTGGTGGACAATGCCCACGGGGCCTACCTGCGCTTTCTGCCCGGAGAGCCGCTGCACCCCATCGCACTGGGGGCGGCTATGTGCTGCGACTCGGCCCACAAGACCCTGCCGGTGGTCACCGGCGGAGCATATCTGCATCTGGGGGAGAACGCCCCGGTACAGGAGGAAGCTGCAGTGCGCGGTGCACTGGCCCTGTTCGGCTCCACCAGCCCGTCCTACCTGATCTTGCAGTCGCTGGATGCCTGCAACCGGGTATTGGCAGAAACCTACCCTGTGGGGCTGCAGCGGTGCTGTGCCCGGCTTGCCGCTCTGCGCGGGGAGCTGAACGCGGCGGCGCAGGCGGCGGGCTGCCCGGTGCCGCTGGCATTGGACGGCCCGGGCCGGGAACCGCTGAAGCTGACGCTGGACGCTGCGGCCCTTGGCATGACCGGCACCGCGCTGGCGGATGCCTTGCGCGGCGGGCAGCTCGAGTGTGAATATGCCGACCCGCGTTATGTGGTGCTGATGTTCACCCCCTGCAACCCACCGCAGGACTATGCGCGCCTGCGCACGGTGCTCCGGCAGTGTCTGCACGGCCTGCCCGCAGCGGGTGGGCTCCTGCAGCCGGAAGAGCTGGCTGGGGAATTCGTGGCACTGGCACAGCAGGCGCGGGCCCATTGTACCATCCGGCAGGCAGTGTTTGCCCCGCAGGAGCGCATCCCGGTGCAGCAGGCGCTGGGCCGCATTTGCGCGATGCCCACGGGGTCCTGCCCGCCGGCCATCCCCATCGCGGTAAGCGGGGAAGAGATCACCCCGGCGGCACTGGAATTGATGCAACGCTATGGCGTGACGGAAGTCTCAGTTCTGCGCAGATAA
- the scfB gene encoding thioether cross-link-forming SCIFF peptide maturase — MVHQYQLNGYNIVLDTCSGSVHVVDDVAYDVIAMYQDHTADQIVSAMMDKYGSRPDVTEEDLRQCIDDVTSLKEAGKLWSPDVYENMAFDFKNRSTVVKALCLHVAHTCNLSCSYCFASQGRYHGDRALMSFEVGKRAMDFLIENSGTRRNLEVDFFGGEPLMNFDMVKKLVAYCREQEKIHNKNFRFTMTTNGVLIDDDVIDFCNKECHNVVLSLDGRKEVNDRFRKDYAGRGSYDTIVPKFQEFVKKRGDKNYYMRGTYTHYNTDFTNDIFHMADLGFTELSMEPVVSKPGDPSALTAEDLPILKEQYEILAKEMIKRDREGRGFTFYHYMIDLTGGPCIYKRISGCGSGTEYMAVTPWGDLYPCHQFVGDPKYLMGDIWKGVTNTAVRDEFKHCNAYARKECKDCWAKLYCSGGCAANSYHATGSITGVYEYGCELFKKRMECAIMIKVAENQELAAQGIEVPIELGSTCNACADGEACE, encoded by the coding sequence ATGGTACATCAGTATCAATTGAACGGTTATAACATCGTGCTGGACACCTGCAGCGGTTCGGTGCATGTGGTGGATGACGTGGCCTATGACGTCATTGCCATGTATCAGGATCACACTGCCGACCAGATCGTCTCGGCTATGATGGACAAATACGGCAGTCGCCCGGACGTCACCGAAGAGGACCTGCGCCAGTGCATCGACGACGTGACCAGCCTGAAGGAAGCCGGCAAGCTGTGGAGCCCGGATGTCTACGAAAACATGGCGTTCGACTTCAAGAACCGCAGCACCGTGGTCAAGGCGCTGTGCCTGCATGTGGCGCACACCTGCAACCTGAGCTGCTCCTACTGCTTTGCCTCCCAGGGCCGCTACCACGGCGACCGCGCCCTTATGAGCTTCGAGGTGGGCAAGCGCGCCATGGATTTCCTGATCGAGAACAGCGGCACCCGCCGCAATCTGGAAGTGGACTTCTTTGGCGGCGAACCTCTGATGAACTTTGACATGGTCAAAAAACTGGTGGCCTACTGCCGTGAGCAGGAGAAGATCCACAACAAGAACTTCCGCTTTACCATGACCACCAACGGTGTGCTGATCGACGACGATGTCATCGATTTCTGCAACAAGGAGTGCCACAACGTGGTGCTGAGCCTGGATGGCCGCAAGGAAGTGAACGACCGCTTCCGCAAGGACTATGCCGGCCGCGGCAGTTACGACACCATCGTGCCCAAGTTCCAGGAGTTCGTGAAGAAGCGCGGCGACAAGAACTACTACATGCGCGGCACCTACACTCACTACAACACCGATTTTACCAACGACATCTTCCACATGGCGGACCTCGGCTTTACCGAGCTGAGCATGGAGCCGGTGGTGTCCAAGCCCGGTGACCCCAGCGCCCTGACCGCAGAAGATCTGCCCATCCTGAAGGAGCAGTACGAGATCCTGGCCAAGGAGATGATCAAGCGCGACCGCGAGGGCCGTGGCTTCACCTTCTACCACTACATGATCGACCTGACCGGCGGCCCCTGCATCTACAAGCGCATTTCGGGCTGCGGTTCCGGCACCGAGTACATGGCCGTGACCCCCTGGGGCGACCTGTACCCCTGCCACCAGTTTGTGGGCGACCCCAAGTACCTGATGGGCGACATCTGGAAGGGCGTCACCAACACGGCCGTGCGGGATGAGTTCAAGCACTGCAACGCCTACGCCCGCAAGGAGTGCAAGGACTGCTGGGCCAAGCTGTATTGCTCCGGCGGCTGCGCTGCCAACTCTTATCATGCCACCGGCAGCATTACCGGTGTGTACGAGTACGGCTGTGAGCTGTTCAAGAAGCGCATGGAGTGCGCCATCATGATCAAGGTGGCGGAGAACCAGGAACTGGCTGCTCAGGGCATCGAGGTGCCCATTGAGCTGGGTTCCACCTGCAACGCCTGCGCAGACGGCGAAGCCTGCGAATAA
- the scfA gene encoding six-cysteine ranthipeptide SCIFF, whose product MERIKTIATRDLTKSVKTGGCGECQTSCQSACKTSCGVANQQCENSNK is encoded by the coding sequence ATGGAACGTATTAAGACGATTGCTACTCGTGACCTGACCAAGAGCGTGAAGACCGGCGGCTGCGGCGAGTGCCAGACTTCCTGCCAGTCCGCTTGCAAGACCTCCTGCGGCGTGGCTAACCAGCAGTGCGAGAACAGCAACAAGTAA
- a CDS encoding DUF2508 domain-containing protein encodes MLEQLRPSQNDHTLLSPRIPRDTEHERYHPELEEELKECLFCLKRNEMMFDLEVDTDLIEQRIYERQALLCRYRYLLARARELGLHTVLTKYQPQI; translated from the coding sequence ATGCTGGAACAACTTCGACCGTCGCAGAACGACCACACCCTGCTGTCACCGCGCATCCCGCGTGACACGGAACACGAGCGCTACCACCCGGAGCTGGAAGAGGAGCTGAAGGAATGCCTGTTCTGCCTCAAGCGCAACGAAATGATGTTTGATCTGGAGGTGGACACCGACCTGATCGAGCAGCGCATTTATGAGCGGCAGGCACTGCTGTGCCGCTACCGGTACTTACTGGCCCGTGCACGGGAGCTGGGGTTGCACACCGTGCTGACGAAATATCAGCCGCAGATATGA
- the guaA gene encoding glutamine-hydrolyzing GMP synthase: MQHETVIVLDFGGQYNQLIARRVRENNVYCEIYSYKTDLSVIKAKNPKGIIFTGGPNSVYLEDSPTIDPEIFSWGVPVLGICYGSQLMMHLLGGHVCRAPEREYGKTEVFVDTQSKLFTDVQPSTICWMSHNDYIEQAAPGFKITAHTVNCPVAAAENAEKGLYAVQFHPEVLHTAEGKKMLHNFVYNVCGCSGDWKMDSFVENNVQALRERIGDGKVLCALSGGVDSSVLAAMLAKAIGKQLTCVFVDHGLLRKNEKEEVCSVFGPGNANGFDINFICVDARDRYFSKLKGVTEPERKRKIIGEEFIRVFEEQAKQIGKVDFLAQGTIYPDVVESGLGGESTVIKSHHNVGGLPDTVDFKELVEPLRNLFKDEVRQAGRELGLPEYLVSRQPFPGPGLGIRIIGEVTPEKVAIVQDADAIWREEIAKAGLDKEISQYYAALTNMQSVGVMGDERTYDYAVALRAVTTTDFMTAESYDMPWSVLGTVTSRIVNEVKHVNRVFYDCTGKPPATIELE, translated from the coding sequence ATGCAGCATGAAACTGTCATCGTGCTGGACTTTGGCGGCCAGTACAATCAGCTGATCGCGCGCCGTGTCCGCGAGAACAATGTCTACTGTGAAATCTATTCCTATAAAACCGACCTGTCGGTGATCAAGGCGAAGAACCCCAAGGGCATCATCTTTACCGGCGGCCCCAACAGCGTCTACCTGGAGGATTCCCCCACGATCGACCCGGAGATCTTCAGCTGGGGCGTGCCTGTGCTGGGCATCTGCTACGGCAGCCAGCTGATGATGCATCTGCTGGGCGGCCATGTCTGCCGTGCACCGGAGCGTGAGTACGGCAAGACTGAGGTGTTCGTGGACACCCAGAGCAAGCTGTTCACCGATGTGCAGCCCTCCACCATCTGCTGGATGAGCCACAACGACTACATCGAGCAGGCAGCACCTGGTTTCAAGATCACCGCCCACACGGTCAACTGCCCGGTGGCCGCGGCCGAAAATGCCGAAAAAGGTCTGTATGCCGTGCAGTTCCATCCGGAAGTGCTGCACACGGCCGAGGGCAAGAAGATGTTGCACAACTTTGTGTACAACGTCTGCGGCTGCTCCGGTGACTGGAAGATGGACTCCTTTGTGGAGAACAACGTCCAGGCTCTCCGGGAGCGCATCGGCGATGGCAAGGTGCTGTGCGCCCTGTCCGGCGGCGTGGACTCTTCGGTGCTGGCTGCCATGCTGGCCAAAGCCATCGGCAAGCAGCTGACCTGCGTGTTTGTGGACCACGGCCTGCTGCGCAAGAACGAGAAGGAAGAGGTTTGCTCCGTATTCGGCCCGGGCAACGCCAACGGCTTTGACATCAACTTTATCTGTGTGGACGCCCGGGACCGCTACTTCAGCAAGCTGAAGGGCGTCACCGAGCCGGAGCGCAAGCGCAAGATCATCGGCGAGGAGTTCATCCGGGTCTTTGAGGAGCAGGCAAAGCAGATCGGCAAGGTAGACTTCTTGGCACAGGGCACCATCTACCCCGACGTGGTGGAAAGCGGCCTGGGCGGCGAGTCCACCGTCATCAAGAGCCACCACAACGTAGGCGGCCTCCCCGACACCGTGGACTTCAAGGAACTGGTGGAGCCCCTGCGGAACCTGTTCAAGGACGAGGTGCGTCAGGCCGGCCGTGAGCTGGGCCTGCCCGAGTATCTGGTCAGCCGTCAGCCGTTCCCCGGCCCGGGTCTGGGCATCCGTATCATCGGCGAAGTGACCCCCGAGAAGGTGGCTATCGTGCAGGACGCTGATGCCATCTGGCGTGAGGAAATCGCCAAGGCCGGTCTGGATAAGGAGATCAGCCAGTATTACGCTGCCCTGACCAATATGCAGAGCGTGGGCGTCATGGGCGACGAGCGCACCTATGACTACGCCGTGGCCCTCCGTGCCGTCACCACCACCGACTTCATGACCGCCGAGAGCTACGATATGCCCTGGAGCGTCTTGGGCACCGTCACCAGCCGCATCGTCAATGAGGTCAAGCACGTCAACCGTGTGTTCTACGACTGCACCGGTAAGCCGCCGGCCACGATCGAGCTCGAGTAA
- a CDS encoding GyrI-like domain-containing protein, which translates to MAFDYKKEYKEFYLPSRKPHLITVPPMNFVAVQGKGDPNDPAGEYQAAMEVLYGLAYTIKMSYKGSHRMEGFFEYVVPPLEGLWHQQGVDGVDYAHKETFEWTSMIRLPEFVTREEFDWAVQEATAKKKRDFSTAEFRTYDEGLCVQCMHIGPYDTEPETLRQMDAFAAEQGYVPDFTAGRLHHEIYLGDPRRTAPEKLKTVLRHPVRKK; encoded by the coding sequence ATGGCATTTGATTACAAGAAAGAATACAAGGAATTCTATCTGCCATCCAGGAAACCGCATCTCATCACGGTCCCGCCCATGAACTTTGTGGCAGTGCAGGGGAAGGGTGACCCGAACGACCCGGCAGGGGAATACCAGGCCGCTATGGAAGTGCTGTACGGCCTTGCTTATACCATCAAAATGAGCTATAAGGGCAGCCACCGGATGGAAGGTTTTTTTGAGTATGTGGTGCCTCCGCTGGAAGGATTGTGGCATCAGCAGGGTGTGGACGGCGTGGACTATGCCCACAAGGAGACTTTTGAATGGACCTCCATGATCCGCCTGCCGGAGTTTGTGACCCGGGAAGAGTTCGACTGGGCCGTGCAGGAAGCCACGGCCAAAAAGAAACGGGACTTTTCTACGGCGGAATTCCGGACCTATGACGAGGGATTATGCGTACAGTGCATGCATATTGGCCCTTACGACACAGAGCCGGAGACTCTGCGGCAGATGGATGCGTTTGCGGCAGAGCAGGGATATGTGCCGGATTTTACGGCAGGGCGCCTGCATCATGAGATCTATTTGGGGGACCCGCGCCGCACAGCCCCAGAAAAACTTAAAACCGTGCTACGGCATCCGGTACGGAAAAAATAA
- the tuf gene encoding elongation factor Tu codes for MAEKAKFDRSKPHVNIGTIGHVDHGKTTLTAAITKYLALKGDADFMDYANIDKAPEERARGITINSAHVEYQTDARHYAHVDCPGHADYVKNMITGAAQMDGAILVVAATDGPMPQTREHILLARQVGVPYIVVFMNKCDMVDDEELLDLVEMEIRELLTEYDFPGDDTPIIRGSALKALESTSTDPDAPEYACIKELMDAVDTYIPNPDREEDKPFLMPIEDVMTISGRGTVATGRVERGIAKVGDAMEIVGIKPDRLNTTITGLEMFRKSLDFAEAGDNIGALLRGVDRTQIERGQVLAKPGTVHPHNVFEAQVYVLTKDEGGRHTPFFSNYRPQFYFRTTDVTGIITLPEGTEMCMPGDNVLMHVELLTPVAMEEGLRFAIREGGRTVGSGVVGKIIE; via the coding sequence ATGGCTGAAAAGGCAAAGTTCGACCGTTCTAAGCCGCATGTGAACATCGGCACCATCGGTCACGTTGACCACGGCAAGACCACTCTGACTGCCGCCATCACCAAGTACCTGGCTCTGAAGGGCGACGCAGACTTCATGGACTACGCCAACATCGATAAGGCTCCTGAGGAGCGTGCTCGTGGTATCACGATCAACTCCGCTCACGTTGAGTATCAGACCGACGCTCGTCACTATGCTCACGTTGACTGCCCGGGCCATGCTGACTACGTCAAGAACATGATCACTGGTGCTGCTCAGATGGACGGCGCTATCCTGGTCGTTGCTGCTACCGATGGTCCCATGCCCCAGACCCGTGAGCACATCCTGCTGGCTCGTCAGGTCGGCGTGCCCTATATCGTCGTGTTCATGAACAAGTGCGATATGGTCGACGACGAAGAGCTGCTGGATCTGGTCGAGATGGAGATCCGTGAACTGCTGACCGAGTACGACTTCCCCGGCGACGACACCCCGATCATTCGTGGTTCCGCTCTGAAGGCTCTGGAGTCTACCTCCACCGATCCCGATGCTCCCGAGTATGCTTGCATCAAGGAGCTGATGGACGCTGTTGACACCTATATCCCCAACCCCGATCGTGAGGAGGATAAGCCCTTCCTGATGCCCATCGAGGATGTCATGACCATTTCTGGCCGTGGTACCGTTGCTACCGGTCGTGTTGAGCGTGGTATCGCCAAGGTTGGCGACGCTATGGAGATCGTCGGCATCAAGCCCGATCGTCTGAACACCACCATCACCGGTCTGGAGATGTTCCGTAAGTCTCTGGACTTCGCTGAGGCTGGCGATAACATCGGCGCTCTGCTGCGTGGTGTTGATCGTACCCAGATCGAGCGTGGCCAGGTTCTGGCTAAGCCCGGCACTGTGCACCCCCACAACGTCTTTGAGGCTCAGGTCTACGTCCTGACCAAGGACGAAGGCGGCCGTCACACCCCGTTCTTCTCCAACTATCGTCCTCAGTTCTACTTCCGCACCACCGACGTGACCGGCATCATCACCCTGCCCGAGGGCACCGAGATGTGCATGCCTGGCGATAACGTCCTGATGCACGTTGAGCTGCTGACCCCGGTTGCTATGGAAGAGGGCCTGCGTTTCGCTATCCGTGAGGGTGGCCGTACCGTTGGTTCCGGCGTTGTTGGCAAGATCATTGAGTGA
- the fusA gene encoding elongation factor G: MATPREVSLQMTRNIGIMAHIDAGKTTTTERILYYTGINHKIGEVHDGGATMDWMVQEQERGITITSAATTCYWSHSETQKDPVAFKKNRHRINIIDTPGHVDFTVEVQRSLRVLDGSVTVLAAKGGVEPQSETVWRQADEYKVPRMVYVNKMDTMGADFFRCIKMLHDRLHANGVAIQLPIGQEDTFRGIVDLVDMNAEVYYDDMGNDMRTEEIPEDMREQAEEYHNILIEAVAENDEELMEKYLEGEEITRAELKAAIRKETIANTLVPVVCGSSYKNRGVQKLLDAIVDYMPAPTDVPDIKGVNPETEEEETRPSSDDAPFAALAFKIATDPFVGKLAYFRVYSGKVEAGTTVYNSVKDNKERMGRILQMHSNHRKDIDCCYAGDIAAVVGLKNTTTGDTLCDEDHPIILESMKFPEPVIRVAIEPKTKAGNEKMGIALAKLAEEDPTFKTYTDEETGQTIIAGMGELHLEIIVDRLLREFKVEANVGAPQVAYRETIRKEANQETKYARQSGGKGQYGHVKIKIEPNEPGKGYEFVNAIVGGAIPKEYIPAIDSGIQGAMKSGVLAGYPVVDVKVTLWDGSYHEVDSSEMAFSIAGSMAFKDAMRKADPIITEPIMKVAVIVPDEYLGDVIGDLNARRGQIQGMEAMAGTQRVNAFVPLAQMFGYATDLRSKTQGRGQYVMEPSHYEPVPKNIADQIIAGRTKG, translated from the coding sequence ATGGCTACACCCAGAGAAGTTTCTCTTCAGATGACGAGAAATATCGGCATTATGGCCCACATTGATGCCGGCAAGACTACGACTACCGAGCGTATTCTGTACTACACCGGTATCAACCACAAGATCGGCGAAGTTCATGATGGCGGCGCTACCATGGACTGGATGGTTCAGGAGCAGGAGCGTGGTATCACCATCACTTCCGCTGCTACCACCTGCTACTGGAGCCACTCTGAGACCCAGAAGGACCCGGTTGCATTCAAGAAGAACCGTCACCGCATCAACATCATCGACACCCCGGGCCACGTGGACTTCACCGTTGAGGTCCAGCGTTCCCTGCGCGTGCTGGACGGTTCTGTGACCGTTCTGGCTGCTAAGGGCGGTGTCGAGCCGCAGTCTGAGACCGTCTGGCGTCAGGCTGACGAGTACAAGGTCCCCCGTATGGTGTACGTCAACAAGATGGACACCATGGGTGCTGACTTCTTCCGCTGCATCAAGATGCTGCACGATCGTCTGCATGCCAACGGCGTGGCCATCCAGCTGCCCATCGGTCAGGAAGATACCTTCCGTGGTATCGTTGACCTGGTCGATATGAACGCTGAGGTCTACTACGATGACATGGGCAACGACATGCGCACCGAGGAGATCCCCGAGGATATGCGTGAGCAGGCTGAGGAGTATCACAACATCCTGATCGAGGCTGTTGCTGAGAACGACGAAGAGCTCATGGAGAAGTACCTCGAGGGTGAGGAGATCACCCGTGCCGAGCTGAAGGCTGCGATCCGCAAGGAGACCATCGCTAACACGCTGGTTCCCGTTGTCTGCGGTTCTTCCTACAAGAACCGCGGTGTCCAGAAGCTGCTGGATGCCATCGTGGACTACATGCCCGCTCCCACCGATGTCCCTGACATCAAGGGCGTGAACCCCGAGACTGAGGAAGAGGAGACCCGTCCGTCTTCTGACGACGCTCCCTTCGCAGCTCTGGCCTTCAAGATCGCTACCGACCCGTTTGTTGGTAAGCTGGCATACTTCCGTGTCTACTCCGGTAAGGTTGAGGCTGGTACTACCGTCTACAACTCCGTGAAGGACAACAAGGAGCGTATGGGCCGCATTCTGCAGATGCACTCCAATCACCGCAAGGATATCGACTGCTGCTATGCAGGTGATATCGCTGCTGTTGTTGGTCTGAAGAACACCACCACTGGTGATACTCTGTGCGATGAGGATCATCCCATCATTCTGGAGTCCATGAAGTTCCCCGAGCCCGTTATCCGCGTTGCCATTGAGCCTAAGACCAAGGCTGGCAACGAGAAGATGGGTATCGCGCTGGCAAAGCTGGCCGAAGAGGACCCGACCTTCAAGACCTACACCGATGAAGAGACCGGCCAGACCATCATTGCTGGTATGGGCGAGCTGCATCTGGAAATCATTGTTGACCGTCTGCTGCGTGAGTTTAAGGTCGAGGCAAACGTGGGTGCACCCCAGGTTGCTTACCGTGAGACCATCCGCAAGGAGGCCAACCAGGAGACCAAGTACGCACGTCAGTCCGGTGGTAAGGGCCAGTACGGTCACGTTAAGATCAAGATTGAGCCCAACGAGCCCGGTAAGGGTTACGAGTTCGTCAACGCCATCGTTGGTGGCGCGATCCCGAAGGAATACATCCCGGCTATCGACAGCGGTATCCAGGGTGCTATGAAGTCCGGCGTTCTGGCTGGCTATCCTGTTGTTGATGTCAAGGTCACCCTGTGGGATGGTTCTTATCATGAGGTCGACTCCTCTGAAATGGCCTTCTCTATCGCAGGTTCCATGGCATTCAAGGATGCTATGCGCAAGGCTGATCCCATCATCACCGAGCCCATCATGAAGGTGGCTGTCATCGTCCCCGATGAGTATCTGGGCGATGTTATCGGCGACCTGAACGCCCGCCGTGGTCAGATCCAGGGCATGGAGGCTATGGCCGGTACTCAGCGTGTCAACGCATTTGTGCCTCTGGCTCAGATGTTCGGCTACGCTACCGACCTGCGTTCCAAGACCCAGGGCCGTGGCCAGTATGTCATGGAGCCGTCTCACTACGAGCCGGTGCCCAAGAACATTGCTGACCAGATCATTGCTGGTCGTACCAAGGGCTGA
- the rpsG gene encoding 30S ribosomal protein S7, whose translation MPRRGNIAKRDVLADPIYNSKMVTRLVNSVMLDGKKGVAQKIVYEAFSMIQEKTGNDPLETFEKAMENIMPSLECKTRRVGGANYQVPLEVSPARRETLGLRWLTAYSRSRGEKTMAQRLAAEIMDAANNTGNAVKKREDTHKMAEANKAFAHFRY comes from the coding sequence ATGCCTAGAAGAGGTAACATTGCTAAGCGCGATGTCTTAGCTGATCCTATTTACAATTCCAAGATGGTCACTCGTCTGGTCAACAGCGTGATGCTGGATGGCAAGAAGGGCGTCGCTCAGAAGATCGTTTATGAGGCATTCTCCATGATTCAGGAGAAGACCGGCAACGATCCTCTGGAGACTTTCGAGAAGGCGATGGAGAACATCATGCCCAGCCTCGAGTGCAAGACCCGCCGTGTGGGTGGCGCAAACTACCAGGTTCCCCTGGAAGTCAGCCCCGCTCGCCGCGAGACCCTGGGTCTGCGCTGGCTGACTGCTTACAGCCGCAGCCGTGGTGAGAAGACCATGGCTCAGCGTCTGGCTGCAGAGATCATGGATGCTGCCAACAACACTGGTAACGCCGTGAAGAAGCGCGAGGATACCCATAAGATGGCCGAGGCCAACAAGGCTTTCGCTCATTTCCGTTATTGA
- the rpsL gene encoding 30S ribosomal protein S12 — translation MPTFNQLVRKGRQVLATKSTAPALLKSYNSQKKQYSDLNSPQKRGVCTAVRTMTPKKPNSALRKVARVRLTNGIEVTSYIPGIGHNLQEHSVVLIRGGRVKDLPGVRYHIIRGTLDTQGVAGRNQARSKYGAKRPKAGAAKK, via the coding sequence ATGCCTACTTTTAACCAGCTTGTACGCAAGGGCCGTCAGGTTCTGGCTACCAAGAGCACCGCTCCCGCACTGCTGAAGAGCTACAATTCTCAGAAGAAACAGTATTCTGATCTGAACAGCCCCCAGAAGCGTGGTGTCTGCACTGCTGTTCGTACCATGACCCCCAAGAAGCCCAACTCTGCTCTGCGTAAGGTTGCTCGTGTCCGCCTCACGAATGGTATCGAGGTCACCTCTTACATTCCCGGTATCGGTCATAACCTGCAGGAGCACTCCGTCGTGCTGATCCGTGGCGGTCGTGTTAAGGACCTGCCCGGTGTGCGTTACCACATCATCCGTGGTACCCTGGATACTCAGGGTGTGGCAGGCCGTAACCAGGCCCGCTCCAAGTACGGCGCAAAGCGTCCTAAGGCCGGTGCTGCAAAGAAGTAA